A stretch of Natronococcus sp. CG52 DNA encodes these proteins:
- a CDS encoding ABC transporter substrate-binding protein, which produces MSRRTSETTRRTVLRSVGATALLTGAAGCMGGGGDDAGNRFWSTQVEEDRQQVINGLLDRFEEEHEGDLELIAVEEDDVPSQISSSQASDRLPSIAEVPLDPMQTLGEEDLLSSDAAEDVIDRLGEDEFFEGALNLTAAPDGDHYAVPMHGWVQGFWYRQDRFDELGLDDPTDWDSLLEAAEALHDPDNDEYGIVVGSDETAYARQCFTPFARSNGARVFDANGEIVFDSDEMVEALEFYGSLSEYSPPGNNIWEDANNTFMNHQSHLIEYSSYVMGDIGDSDSIDADNVGFSSFLENERESSFGALITLNLLNTASDEDRDVATDFAEFLMTDDEYIEWLHMAPGGMNPVLRETSQSEAYRENDVLQEWDEETIENISGAFETMERFGYVDGQMFPEFSEITSRFLVAEAVRRVSNGDDPETVAEEQAEKMRDAIN; this is translated from the coding sequence ATGTCACGTAGAACGTCCGAAACTACCCGTCGTACCGTTCTCCGGTCGGTCGGAGCGACGGCGCTTCTCACCGGTGCCGCCGGCTGTATGGGCGGCGGCGGCGACGACGCCGGTAACCGATTCTGGTCGACACAGGTCGAAGAGGACCGTCAGCAGGTCATCAACGGACTCCTCGACCGGTTCGAAGAGGAACACGAGGGCGACCTGGAACTGATTGCGGTCGAAGAGGACGACGTTCCGTCGCAGATTTCCTCTTCGCAAGCGTCCGATCGGCTCCCGTCGATCGCCGAAGTGCCGCTCGATCCGATGCAGACGCTCGGTGAGGAAGACTTGCTCTCGTCAGACGCGGCCGAAGACGTCATCGACCGTCTCGGTGAAGACGAATTCTTCGAGGGCGCGTTGAACCTCACTGCGGCACCCGACGGAGATCACTACGCCGTTCCGATGCACGGGTGGGTACAGGGCTTCTGGTACCGCCAGGATCGTTTCGACGAGCTCGGGCTCGACGATCCGACCGACTGGGACAGTCTCCTCGAGGCTGCGGAGGCACTCCACGATCCGGATAACGACGAGTACGGCATCGTCGTCGGATCCGACGAAACCGCGTACGCACGGCAGTGTTTCACGCCGTTTGCCCGATCGAACGGTGCGCGGGTGTTCGACGCAAACGGTGAGATCGTGTTCGACAGCGACGAGATGGTCGAGGCGCTGGAATTCTACGGCTCGCTCTCGGAGTACAGCCCGCCGGGCAACAACATCTGGGAGGACGCGAATAACACGTTCATGAACCACCAGAGCCACCTTATCGAGTACTCGTCGTACGTCATGGGAGATATCGGCGACAGCGACAGCATCGACGCCGACAACGTCGGGTTCAGCTCTTTCCTGGAGAACGAACGTGAAAGTTCCTTCGGGGCGCTCATCACGCTCAACTTGCTGAATACTGCGAGCGACGAGGACCGCGACGTCGCCACAGACTTCGCCGAGTTCCTCATGACCGACGACGAGTACATCGAGTGGCTCCACATGGCGCCAGGCGGAATGAACCCCGTGCTACGCGAGACCTCTCAGAGCGAGGCGTACCGGGAGAACGACGTCCTTCAGGAATGGGACGAGGAGACGATCGAGAACATTTCCGGGGCGTTCGAGACCATGGAACGGTTCGGCTACGTCGACGGGCAGATGTTCCCCGAATTCAGCGAGATCACGAGTCGGTTCCTCGTCGCCGAAGCAGTTCGCCGCGTTTCCAACGGCGACGATCCCGAAACCGTCGCCGAAGAGCAGGCCGAAAAGATGCGCGACGCGATCAACTAG
- a CDS encoding TrmB family transcriptional regulator: MDRTTLRAGLMDAGLTQYEADAYLALLERGKAPAVRIAEDTAIPKSRVYDVLRDLEEEGYVETYEQDSLHARARDPSDVLTELQQRAERLLQTADEIEDRWEQPGLDDHKITIVKRFESVLDQFREVAGAADNQIQLAASPGQIEEIRPVLRDAIDRDVFVKLCVTTGPGDEHLVEEMEFADIATEVRHRHLPAPFTALIDRRWTCFSSQTRVNDRYGILVDDLTLTYVFHWYFQSALWVTWELVYADSTNGSKREYVNVRECICDVAPLVTDGVEIPVTVRGFDVRSGDDVTLSGRIVDIISAGTPTRDDGSLTLTHLAGQATLVVESDGTEYGIGGRGATLEDIEATRIVTETTRVAERTD, encoded by the coding sequence ATGGATCGGACAACCCTTCGCGCCGGATTGATGGACGCCGGCTTGACGCAGTACGAGGCCGACGCCTATCTCGCACTTCTCGAACGAGGGAAGGCGCCTGCGGTACGGATCGCCGAAGACACGGCGATTCCGAAGTCGCGCGTGTACGATGTCCTCCGGGATCTCGAAGAAGAGGGTTACGTCGAAACCTACGAGCAGGACTCGCTACACGCGAGGGCGCGCGATCCCTCCGATGTTCTGACGGAGCTCCAGCAGCGCGCCGAGCGATTGCTCCAGACCGCAGACGAGATCGAGGATCGATGGGAACAGCCCGGACTCGACGACCACAAGATCACGATCGTCAAGCGCTTCGAGTCGGTACTCGATCAGTTCCGCGAGGTCGCGGGTGCTGCGGATAACCAAATTCAACTCGCCGCATCACCCGGGCAGATCGAGGAGATTCGGCCCGTGCTTCGGGATGCGATCGATCGCGACGTCTTCGTCAAACTGTGTGTTACGACGGGGCCAGGCGACGAACACCTCGTCGAAGAGATGGAGTTTGCCGACATCGCAACGGAGGTCCGCCACCGCCATCTCCCCGCCCCGTTCACCGCCCTGATCGACCGTCGGTGGACGTGTTTTTCGTCGCAAACCCGCGTGAACGACCGCTACGGCATCCTTGTCGACGATCTAACCCTGACGTACGTCTTTCACTGGTATTTCCAGAGCGCACTCTGGGTGACCTGGGAGCTCGTCTACGCCGACAGTACGAACGGGAGCAAACGCGAGTACGTCAACGTCCGGGAGTGTATCTGTGATGTTGCACCGCTCGTTACTGACGGCGTCGAGATTCCGGTAACGGTTCGCGGCTTCGACGTCCGAAGCGGTGACGACGTCACGCTTTCGGGCCGTATCGTCGACATCATCTCCGCCGGAACACCCACCAGAGACGACGGATCACTGACTCTCACACACCTTGCAGGCCAGGCGACGCTCGTCGTCGAATCTGACGGGACGGAGTACGGAATCGGCGGGCGCGGCGCGACACTCGAGGATATCGAGGCGACCAGAATCGTCACCGAGACAACGAGAGTGGCCGAGCGAACTGACTAA
- a CDS encoding sugar phosphate isomerase/epimerase family protein has protein sequence MQYGLNQCGFPSENIEQTCAIVADAGYDGIEPNVEKDGPLTTDSGRRELRETVERFDLAVPALSTISHWEYPLSSGNDELRETGLRIGRDMIDAAVALDASAVLIVPAAIDAGTRYEEAYRRAVESVRELARYADGRGVTVAIENVQNNFLPSPEEFLAFLEDVDQAGPVEAYFDIGNAFRSGLPSRWLRTLDERIAKLHVKDWLRDAHRPTYPPQGDVDWTHVVDAFSAVDYDGWITAEVPPYASFGERMPPQVLENMRFLFEEAAGGEAR, from the coding sequence ATGCAATACGGACTCAACCAGTGCGGATTTCCAAGCGAGAACATCGAACAGACCTGTGCGATCGTCGCCGACGCCGGCTACGACGGCATCGAACCGAACGTCGAAAAGGACGGGCCGCTGACGACCGACAGCGGTCGGCGAGAGCTCCGCGAGACGGTCGAACGGTTCGATCTCGCCGTCCCGGCTCTCTCGACGATCAGCCACTGGGAGTATCCGCTGTCGAGCGGAAACGACGAATTGCGGGAGACGGGCCTCCGGATCGGTCGCGACATGATCGACGCCGCAGTCGCGCTCGACGCGAGTGCGGTCCTGATCGTTCCGGCCGCCATCGACGCCGGGACGCGCTACGAGGAGGCGTATCGGCGAGCCGTCGAGTCCGTCCGAGAACTCGCACGCTATGCGGACGGACGCGGCGTCACCGTCGCGATCGAGAACGTCCAGAACAACTTTCTTCCCTCGCCGGAGGAGTTCCTCGCGTTTCTCGAAGATGTCGACCAGGCCGGCCCCGTCGAGGCGTACTTCGACATCGGCAATGCGTTCCGCTCGGGGCTGCCGAGCCGGTGGCTGCGAACCCTGGACGAGCGAATCGCGAAGCTCCACGTCAAAGACTGGCTCCGGGACGCCCATCGGCCGACGTACCCGCCACAGGGCGACGTCGACTGGACGCACGTCGTCGACGCGTTCAGTGCCGTGGATTACGACGGCTGGATTACCGCTGAAGTGCCGCCGTACGCATCGTTCGGCGAGCGGATGCCGCCGCAGGTTCTGGAGAACATGCGCTTTCTCTTCGAAGAGGCCGCGGGAGGTGAGGCGCGGTGA
- a CDS encoding NAD(P)-dependent oxidoreductase, whose translation MTRAIVVGPLFEDVWPFAADDLHELWRERGPVEFVRTAETPETLAGVLDDPADLTELVSLGVPITEDCIDQLRNLEAAFVMTTSMYEVDAEVHAALAERGVAVHDHTDEGFWAQSVAEFGVGLTIDALRKIPQKHARMVDDHDPWDLEQLANEVPGARGHQFADDPAFTNGTVSGSRVRIAGVGNIGSTYASIVDFLGANVAAYDPYADEPCFHRSGARRVRSLDALVEDAEVFVPAVPLTDATEGLVTAEHVRALPKGCVVVLITRAGVIDMDAVRARVLDDEIALAADVWDEEPLPLEDPLLDRHNVVHTPHIAGRTRDANRAWAERLDAHFRSAG comes from the coding sequence GTGACTCGGGCCATCGTCGTCGGCCCGCTGTTCGAAGACGTCTGGCCGTTCGCGGCCGACGACCTCCACGAACTGTGGCGCGAGCGGGGACCGGTCGAATTCGTTCGCACGGCTGAGACGCCGGAAACCCTTGCTGGCGTTCTCGATGACCCCGCCGATCTCACCGAACTCGTCTCGCTTGGCGTCCCCATTACCGAGGACTGCATCGATCAGCTCCGGAACCTGGAGGCGGCGTTCGTGATGACGACCTCGATGTACGAGGTCGACGCGGAGGTCCACGCCGCGCTGGCGGAGCGGGGCGTCGCGGTTCACGACCACACCGACGAGGGGTTCTGGGCGCAGTCCGTTGCGGAGTTCGGAGTCGGTCTCACGATAGACGCGCTACGGAAAATCCCCCAGAAGCACGCGCGAATGGTCGACGATCACGACCCCTGGGACCTCGAGCAACTAGCTAACGAGGTCCCCGGCGCTCGTGGCCACCAATTCGCCGACGATCCGGCGTTTACGAACGGGACCGTGTCGGGGTCCCGGGTGCGCATCGCTGGCGTCGGTAACATCGGGAGCACCTACGCGAGCATCGTCGACTTCCTCGGCGCGAACGTCGCGGCGTACGATCCGTACGCCGACGAACCGTGCTTCCATCGCTCGGGGGCGCGACGGGTTCGGTCGCTCGACGCGCTCGTCGAAGATGCGGAAGTGTTCGTACCGGCAGTGCCACTGACGGATGCAACCGAGGGGCTGGTCACTGCTGAACACGTCCGCGCGCTGCCGAAGGGGTGCGTCGTCGTCCTGATCACTCGGGCCGGCGTGATCGATATGGATGCGGTTCGAGCACGCGTACTCGACGACGAAATCGCGCTCGCGGCCGACGTCTGGGACGAGGAACCACTTCCGCTCGAGGACCCGTTACTCGATCGTCACAACGTGGTCCACACTCCCCATATCGCCGGTCGGACGCGCGACGCGAACAGAGCGTGGGCCGAGCGACTCGACGCTCACTTCCGGTCGGCCGGGTAA
- a CDS encoding MFS transporter has product MRWRYRTTVLLLCLLAFFVTYFARMAISPVIPFIADDFDVSNTQIGLALSGMWLAYGLSQFPSGVLGDRYGEKPIILVAVGGTAIASLLLAFAPAFPVFVLFAILLGSVAGLHYAVATTLLSRTYDELGRAVGIHSIGGPLAGLVAPVAAAWVGTRFGWRPAVALTLIVGIPVFALFAWRVRPTEPRRPSQPMRERFELAALRELVSRPAVAFTLAIAMLGTFIVQGLLTFLPTFLIDYHRYSATLAGAAFSAFFVVRTVGQFLLGELSDRYGRDLAIGAAMVAGAIGLFGMVVGPGLVTVGVAVLSAGLGSSFFAALDPRFLDQFGDTERGAGFGLVRTVYTVVGSAGSVGVGLLADLFGWGTAFLILAGLFLLPFLALVANWTFELGY; this is encoded by the coding sequence ATGCGCTGGCGGTACCGAACGACAGTTCTCTTGCTCTGTCTGCTCGCGTTCTTCGTGACCTACTTTGCCCGAATGGCGATTAGCCCGGTTATTCCGTTCATTGCCGACGACTTCGACGTCTCGAACACGCAGATCGGACTCGCCCTCTCGGGGATGTGGCTCGCGTACGGCCTCTCACAGTTCCCGAGCGGCGTTCTCGGCGACCGGTACGGAGAGAAGCCGATCATTCTCGTTGCCGTCGGCGGAACGGCGATTGCGAGCCTGTTGCTGGCGTTCGCACCGGCGTTCCCCGTGTTCGTTCTCTTCGCCATCCTTCTTGGATCGGTCGCCGGGCTCCACTACGCCGTCGCGACGACGCTGCTGTCGCGAACGTACGACGAACTCGGACGCGCGGTGGGTATCCACTCGATCGGCGGCCCGCTCGCGGGACTGGTCGCACCCGTCGCGGCAGCCTGGGTCGGCACCCGGTTCGGCTGGCGGCCGGCGGTCGCGCTCACCCTCATCGTCGGGATCCCCGTCTTCGCACTGTTCGCCTGGCGGGTGCGCCCGACGGAGCCGCGACGGCCCAGTCAGCCGATGCGCGAGCGGTTCGAACTCGCCGCGCTCCGCGAACTCGTCTCGCGGCCGGCGGTCGCCTTTACGCTCGCGATCGCCATGCTCGGAACGTTCATCGTCCAGGGGTTGCTCACGTTTCTCCCGACGTTTCTGATCGACTACCACCGCTACTCGGCGACGCTCGCCGGCGCAGCCTTTTCGGCGTTTTTCGTCGTGCGAACCGTCGGCCAGTTCCTGCTCGGCGAACTCTCCGACCGATACGGACGGGATCTCGCGATCGGCGCGGCGATGGTCGCGGGAGCGATCGGACTCTTCGGAATGGTCGTTGGACCGGGCCTCGTCACGGTCGGTGTCGCCGTGCTGTCGGCTGGCCTGGGCTCGAGCTTCTTTGCGGCGCTCGACCCGCGCTTTCTCGATCAGTTCGGTGACACTGAACGAGGTGCCGGCTTCGGGCTCGTTCGAACGGTCTATACCGTCGTCGGCTCCGCCGGCTCGGTTGGGGTCGGCCTGCTCGCTGACCTGTTCGGTTGGGGAACGGCGTTTCTCATCCTCGCCGGTCTGTTCTTGCTTCCGTTCCTCGCGCTCGTCGCGAACTGGACGTTCGAGCTCGGATACTGA
- a CDS encoding enoyl-CoA hydratase/isomerase family protein, producing MNDYENLTVEVDNGIATVTLDSAAGRNALTLEMADELVSVATTMGDDPAVRCIVLTHAGEFFGAGADLSQFAGDESDAPLLRELAGRAHEAIVHFHRTETPVLGGINGIAAGIGFSLALMPDLVVLGEDATLKFAYPGIGLTGDGGSTFFLPRLVGLRTAKEIVLRDEPITPEQAVAMGLANEVAPADEFDDRLGEVAADLAAGPTRALGTAARLLTDSYERSLESQLAAEADAIAEATRTEDYERGLEAFFGDGDPDFVGR from the coding sequence ATGAACGACTACGAAAACCTGACCGTCGAGGTCGATAACGGCATTGCGACGGTAACACTCGATAGCGCTGCCGGGCGGAACGCGCTCACCCTCGAGATGGCCGACGAGCTGGTGTCGGTGGCGACGACGATGGGGGACGATCCGGCCGTCCGGTGCATCGTGTTGACGCACGCCGGCGAGTTCTTCGGTGCTGGTGCCGATCTCTCCCAGTTTGCGGGCGACGAATCGGACGCACCCCTGCTCCGAGAGCTGGCCGGCCGGGCCCACGAAGCGATCGTCCACTTTCACCGGACGGAGACGCCGGTACTCGGCGGTATCAACGGTATCGCTGCCGGCATCGGGTTCAGTCTCGCGCTCATGCCGGACCTGGTCGTGCTCGGCGAGGACGCGACCCTGAAGTTCGCGTATCCCGGGATCGGACTGACCGGTGACGGCGGGTCGACGTTCTTCCTGCCGCGACTCGTCGGCCTTCGAACCGCGAAGGAGATCGTGCTCCGAGACGAGCCGATCACCCCAGAGCAGGCCGTCGCGATGGGACTCGCGAACGAAGTCGCACCCGCGGACGAGTTCGACGATCGACTCGGCGAGGTCGCCGCCGACCTCGCGGCCGGTCCGACCCGCGCGCTCGGTACTGCGGCCCGTCTGTTGACCGACAGCTACGAGCGGAGCCTCGAGTCACAATTGGCCGCCGAGGCGGATGCCATCGCGGAAGCGACGCGGACGGAAGACTACGAACGAGGGCTCGAGGCGTTCTTCGGCGACGGCGACCCCGATTTCGTCGGTCGATAG
- a CDS encoding acyl-CoA thioesterase, whose product MPHTTEITVDWGDTDAGGLIYYPRFFHFVIIGLNDYFRLATDDEHPMETYRRDGYVLPAVEASASFYSPLRAGDEAVIETRVVASGTTSLTIAFAITRATSEECVADGEVSFVFVDETFEATPLPDAIHECIRERGDG is encoded by the coding sequence ATGCCGCACACGACTGAAATTACCGTCGACTGGGGCGATACCGACGCGGGAGGACTGATCTACTATCCGCGATTCTTTCACTTCGTAATCATCGGACTGAACGACTACTTCAGGCTCGCTACCGACGACGAACACCCGATGGAGACGTACCGGAGAGACGGCTACGTTCTCCCCGCCGTCGAGGCATCAGCATCGTTTTACTCGCCACTTCGCGCCGGCGATGAGGCCGTCATCGAGACGCGGGTCGTCGCCAGCGGGACGACCTCGTTGACGATCGCGTTCGCGATCACGCGAGCCACGAGCGAGGAGTGCGTCGCCGACGGCGAGGTGTCGTTCGTCTTCGTCGACGAGACGTTCGAGGCGACGCCGCTGCCCGACGCGATTCACGAGTGTATTCGTGAACGTGGGGACGGGTAA
- a CDS encoding DUF2062 domain-containing protein, which produces MDTSRFRSPLTRVRDALRAAFAEDHPPRFIAGSFALGIFVTTLPTLGAGLPVLAWAGHRFEWANKSAFVAAIAVLNPVVKGGVYVASFLIGTHLLGPIPGISHHDIAIDAGADVLVRLLVGNVLLAIGFTVVGYVVASRTAHAVRRHRS; this is translated from the coding sequence ATGGACACCAGCCGATTCAGGAGCCCCCTGACACGCGTTCGGGATGCACTCCGGGCGGCGTTCGCCGAGGATCACCCGCCCCGGTTTATCGCGGGCAGCTTTGCGCTCGGGATCTTCGTCACCACGCTCCCAACCCTCGGAGCTGGTCTTCCGGTGCTTGCGTGGGCCGGACACCGGTTCGAGTGGGCCAACAAATCCGCGTTCGTCGCCGCAATCGCGGTCCTGAACCCGGTGGTGAAAGGCGGCGTCTACGTGGCAAGCTTTCTCATCGGGACGCACTTGCTCGGCCCGATTCCGGGGATCAGTCACCACGATATCGCGATCGATGCCGGCGCCGACGTGCTCGTGCGGCTGCTCGTCGGGAACGTGCTCCTGGCGATCGGCTTTACGGTCGTCGGCTACGTCGTCGCCTCCCGGACCGCGCACGCGGTTCGTCGGCACAGGTCGTGA